Proteins encoded together in one Geothermobacter ehrlichii window:
- the rplC gene encoding 50S ribosomal protein L3, whose amino-acid sequence MIKGILGKKLGMTQIFAADGRMVPVTVIQAGPCIVLQKKTAATDGYDAVQLGFEPKPAHRVRKPELGHFKKAGKGAFAFKREVRTSDVDAVNVGDEIRCADLFKIGDIVDVTGTSKGKGFQGVVKRWNFAGGRMSHGSKFHRAPGAIGCSAWPSRVFKGKKMAGQMGNERVTVQNLAIVDVRPEENLLMVKGAVPGPRNGLVMIRPGVKVPSE is encoded by the coding sequence ATGATAAAGGGAATTTTGGGTAAAAAACTGGGCATGACCCAGATCTTCGCGGCCGATGGGCGCATGGTGCCGGTAACGGTGATTCAGGCTGGCCCCTGCATCGTGTTGCAGAAGAAGACGGCCGCAACCGACGGTTACGACGCCGTGCAGCTCGGCTTCGAGCCGAAGCCGGCGCACCGGGTGCGCAAGCCGGAGCTGGGACACTTCAAGAAGGCCGGCAAGGGTGCCTTCGCCTTCAAGCGCGAGGTGCGTACCTCCGATGTCGACGCCGTCAATGTCGGCGATGAGATCCGCTGCGCCGACCTGTTCAAGATCGGCGACATCGTGGACGTGACCGGAACCAGCAAGGGCAAGGGCTTCCAGGGCGTCGTCAAGCGCTGGAACTTCGCCGGCGGCCGTATGAGCCACGGCTCCAAGTTCCACCGTGCTCCCGGCGCCATCGGCTGCAGCGCCTGGCCTTCCCGCGTTTTCAAGGGGAAGAAGATGGCCGGCCAGATGGGGAATGAGCGGGTTACCGTTCAGAATCTGGCCATTGTCGATGTTCGCCCCGAAGAGAACCTGCTGATGGTCAAGGGGGCGGTGCCCGGTCCGCGCAACGGCCTGGTGATGATTCGACCCGGAGTCAAGGTGCCGAGCGAATAA
- the rpsJ gene encoding 30S ribosomal protein S10: protein MQSQKIRIRLKAYDHKLLDRSVSEIVDTAKRTGARVAGPIPLPTVINKYCVLRGPHIDKKSREQFEMRTHKRLLDILEPTQATVDALMKLDLSAGVDVEIKL from the coding sequence ATGCAGAGCCAGAAGATCAGAATCCGTTTGAAGGCTTACGACCACAAGCTGCTCGACCGGTCGGTGAGCGAAATCGTCGATACCGCCAAGCGTACCGGCGCCAGGGTGGCTGGGCCCATCCCGCTGCCGACGGTCATCAACAAGTATTGCGTGCTGCGTGGGCCGCACATCGACAAGAAGAGCCGCGAACAGTTCGAGATGCGTACCCACAAGAGGCTTCTCGACATTCTTGAACCGACCCAGGCGACCGTGGATGCGCTGATGAAGCTCGATCTCTCGGCTGGGGTCGACGTTGAAATCAAGCTCTAA